One part of the Lotus japonicus ecotype B-129 chromosome 2, LjGifu_v1.2 genome encodes these proteins:
- the LOC130740873 gene encoding uncharacterized protein LOC130740873, with product MGKKKFIDKRNAATFQLIARDSSDPAFSTSDRVFVRVDNNPLSNDSIFDDAPEDCDDNDSLNGDEGALPDDVRREILELGFPDDGYNYLDHMREIKNTGGGSAFFNNPKFKLQHVPRDIKAYDASRLQISEADKEPEENTIYTVAAKTTSIRVQKAIDPEVAALLDDTDLSRFGSDVEDLEEDFVVQANLDEDENDEEKEPICNGTKFAEESMISRSENNAQVLQVSAHSRVIDDYGSLDGVTNNEAGEDCAGDKPRARRLLDEQFDLLERQEYATDDYGEDDDDDGELYGNYQAEDEFLAEKLKASLNNHTMDSLEPDDDTYKVPADLLKKNEAPNSEEQEDFAADLIRRTKEYGEGYEVEDEDKDVILVQESSDESEVWDCETIVSTYSNLDNHPGKIEAPGVARKKKLAETMSAALSSSSPIISLRGKEKLPVDFLPGAKKPATEKVKGPSNASTEQYKRKQHGLESKEEKKERKAAVKEERREARRVKKEMKELYKGEAHRAQRAAAVSGPSSIHLM from the exons ATGgggaagaagaaattcattgACAAGAGAAATGCTGCTACTTTCCAACTTATTGCTCGTGACTCCTCGGACCCAGCATTCTCCACCTCGGACCGTGTCTTCGTCCGAGTTGACAACAATCCCCTTTCCAATGACTCTATTTTTGATGATGCCCCCGAGGACTGTGATGACAATGACAGCCTCAACGGGGATGAAGGTGCGTTGCCAGATGATGTGAGGAGGGAAATTCTAGAACTAGGGTTTCCGGATGATGGCTATAACTACTTGGATCATATGAGGGAAATTAAGAATACTGGTGGTGGTTCTGCTTTCTTTAACAACCCCAAGTTCAAGCTTCAACACGTTCCTCGTGATATTAAG GCGTATGATGCTTCGAGATTACAAATTTCAGAGGCGGATAAAGAGCCCGAGGAAAACACTATATACACTGTTGCAGCCAAGACTACCAGCATAAGGGTTCAGAAAGCAATTGATCCTGAAGTAGCTGCGCTGCTTGATGATACTGATTTGTCACGGTTTGGTTCTGATGTTGAAGATTTGGAGGAAGACTTTGTTGTACAAGCTAACCTTGATGAGGATGAAAATGATGAAGAGAAGGAGCCTATATGTAATGGTACAAAATTTGCTGAAGAATCTATGATAAGTAGAAGCGAAAACAATGCACAAGTATTGCAAGTTTCTGCTCATTCCAGAGTTATAGATGACTATGGATCTTTGGATGGGGTAACAAATAACGAAGCAGGAGAGGACTGTGCTGGTGACAAACCGAGAGCTCGTCGTTTGTTGGATGAACAATTTGATTTA CTGGAACGTCAAGAGTATGCAACCGATGATTAcggtgaagatgatgatgatgatggtgaacTTTATGGAAATTATCAAGCTGAAGATGAGTTCCTTGCTGAGAAGCTCAAAGCCTCTCTTAACAACCACACGATGGACAGCCTAGAACCTGATGACGACACTTACAAGGTTCCTGCAGATTTATTGAAGAAAAATGAGGCCCCAAATAGCGAGGAGCAAGAGGACTTTGCTGCTGATTTGATTCGCCGTACTAAGGAATATGGTGAGGGGTATgaagttgaagatgaagataaggATGTTATACTTGTCCAAGAAAGTAGTGATGAATCAGAAGTTTGGGATTGTGAGACTATTGTTTCAACGTACTCAAATCTAGATAACCACCCTGGGAAGATTGAAGCTCCTGGTGTAGCTAGGAAAAAGAAATTGGCTGAAACTATGTCTGCAGCCTTGAGTTCCTCTAGTCCAATAATTTCCCTGAGGGGAAAAGAGAAACTCCCTGTAGACTTCTTGCCTGGGGCTAAAAAACCTGCTACTGAAAAGGTTAAAGGCCCGAGCAATGCAAGTACTGAGCAGTACAAGAGAAAACAACATGGCCTAGAGTCAAAGGAGGAGAAGAAAGAACGAAAG GCTGCTGTGAAGGAGGAAAGGCGTGAGGCACGACGCgttaaaaaagaaatgaaagagcTTTATAAGGGTGAAGCACATCGCGCACAAAGAGCTGCTGCTGTATCTGGTCCTTCTTCCATTCATCTCAT GTAA